The Flavobacterium marginilacus genome window below encodes:
- a CDS encoding helix-turn-helix domain-containing protein: protein MDKNTPNNMSTSSIKKKIKNIRELKNYTQEYMAEQLGITQAGYSKIEKGKTDLGYSKLEEIANVFGLTVEAIISFDTQKYFNSFNNVNGNYNGNILINSENQTTLKKLYEDKIILLEKLLKRTNSELERYVDQYGELK, encoded by the coding sequence ATGGATAAAAACACCCCAAATAATATGAGTACTTCATCTATTAAAAAAAAGATAAAAAACATTAGAGAACTGAAAAATTACACTCAGGAATATATGGCTGAACAGTTAGGTATCACTCAAGCAGGTTACAGCAAAATTGAAAAAGGCAAAACAGATTTAGGATACAGTAAACTCGAAGAAATTGCCAATGTGTTTGGGCTTACTGTAGAAGCAATAATTAGTTTTGATACTCAAAAATATTTTAATAGTTTTAATAATGTGAACGGGAATTACAATGGCAATATTCTTATAAACTCAGAAAATCAAACAACATTAAAAAAACTTTATGAAGATAAAATTATCCTTTTAGAAAAGCTTCTAAAAAGAACCAATTCAGAACTAGAACGCTATGTGGATCAGTATGGTGAATTAAAATAA